The following proteins come from a genomic window of Astatotilapia calliptera chromosome 11, fAstCal1.2, whole genome shotgun sequence:
- the LOC113032062 gene encoding uncharacterized protein LOC113032062, with protein MITMADDINDSVGVVTRDGSQRAMTDKGLEFKLHQLTKVRRGKLGQVTAQEDETERLLSHEILPAVNDVREALKVYKKLYEEFQECNYAVLLCIKDEEEKEADQQLWFQPMSERCLQFINRVNTWIEIQTCDQEITPMDSASRVSKTSRVSNKSKVSNTSRVSTASSERVKEEANRAALMARAASLKEKQALELKEAEIKAAKERLEIETAIAVSTAKVKVYEECEGVKSQVSETRLTVMPRRDLLKMNNENGHGNVKHTPGKPTEIERSASWRNPGDPSTAAGAMPKTHRTPLQGPSQRQDGVSLQETRPSELYQVMQKQADITEMLVKNQQLARLPQRDVPVFHGDPLEYRSFMRAFMHAIDTRADSNSDKLYFLEQYTRGEPRDLVRSCQHMPEHRGYERALQLLQDKYGNELQIAGTLIEKASKWPQIKAEDGKALSAFSVFLVSCRNAMEDVDYMEEMDNPATMRVIISKLPFKIRERWRVHAYDIQERRCNRARFTELVAFVERQAKIMSDPLFGDLETAVSDKVIKKPQQGNKLKKDIRHGSSFAIKVNQGSEMDKRSRVSKNQSDLSLNCAFTRPCMFCGKLHTLQECYKIREETHKDRVDYLKKNGLCFGCLLKGHMSRDCKKKMVCEVCSLKHPSLLHFSSYEEEKPPDEVNMGSTAKGPAGLSEEKETSACTGAGGSCVLAIVPVRVKSCKSDKAVEVYAFIDPGSSASFCTKALARQLKVQGRRTELTLRTINSKSREESYVLTELEVSSLADNNFIALSKVFTQKSIPVSRENIPLQKEVDKWPYLREVRLPHIEAEVELLIGTKEYTILEPWKVIPSEDNGPYAVKTALGWILNGPLRETDTAANDVQPCAIVNRIAIDNVEQLLVRQYNHDFPERHCDDKAGMSQEDHHFMESVSSSTRLTDGHYSISLPTKKSCVQMPNNRSAVLQRALSLQRKLKRNPALHEEYTAFMSDMLSKGYAVEVPTTQLNRKDGKQWYIPHHGVYHPQKKKLRVVFDCAASYQGVSLNSELLQGPDLTNSLIGVLTRFRQESIAFTADIEAMYHQVCVPDDDADLQRFLWWPAGDLNRDIAEYRMMVHIFGATSSPSCANYALRRTAEENRSKSSPEAVSTVLENFYVDDCLKSVATETQGMELYTDLTELCSGGGFHLTKWTSNSRALLSFIPEHERAKDVRDLNLNHDLLPMERALGVLWCPESDAFKFRINIKERPVTRRGILSVTSSIYDPLGFLSPGTLPAKMILQQLCREGLAWDDEIPEQLSHKWNKWLQELCQLSEVTVPRCVRPLDFGPVATAQLHHFSDGSESGYGTASYLRMTSNDGRVHCTLMMGKSRVAPLKQTTIPRIELTAAMVAAKTDKMLRTELQMNLLESTFWTDSTTVLKYIENENLRFKTFVANRVAVIRELTNPQQWRYVGTAINPADCASRGLAPSKLMKNLSWFHGPAFLKTPERQWPERPDKERIDKDDSEVRHATMVHLTNAAENVHTLNKLINHYSSWHRVKRAVAWMIKLKDLLLRRCEKRKETYVKQKEQDNESMQTTLTLKDLVQAETEIIKFCQSQQFQEEITMLKKGKCVTKTSHLRKLDPVMQDGVLRVGGRLAAAGMPEHVKHPVIIPKGSHITTLILQDIHEKIGHCGRLYMLSRLRQKYWIPSANSEVRKFLSRCVICRKTRGKPLEQKMADLPEDRLLPDEPPFSNVGVDYFGPFNVKHGRSTVKRYGVVFTCLTTRAVHIEIAHTLDTDSCLNAIRRFVCRRGQVSVMRSDNGTNLVAAERELREAIQKWTQVRRNVTVGDIVMVVDESAPRSSWMLGRVLRVMPDAKGLVRRVIIKTKTNTLERPIDKLCLICENVM; from the coding sequence ATGATTACAATGGCGGACGACATTAATGACAGTGTGGGTGTAGTTACGCGTGATGGCAGCCAGAGGGCGATGACAGACAAAGGTCTGGAGTTCAAACTGCATCAGCTCACAAAGGTGAGAAGAGGCAAATTAGGACAAGTGACAGCACAAGAAGATGAAACTGAGCGACTTTTGAGCCATGAAATTCTGCCGGCTGTAAATGATGTGAGAGAGGCACTGAAAGTTTACAAGAAGTTGTATGAAGAGTTTCAAGAATGCAATTATGCAGTGTTGCTGTGTATTAAAgatgaggaggaaaaggaggctgACCAACAACTTTGGTTTCAGCCAATGTCAGAACGATGTTTGCAGTTCATTAATAGAGTTAATACATGGATTGAAATACAAACATGTGATCAAGAGATAACTCCCATGGACAGTGCATCCAGAGTGTCAAAAACATCTAGAGTGTCAAACAAGTCTAAAGTATCCAACACGTCAAGGGTGTCGACAGCATCGTCGGAGCGCGTCAAGGAAGAAGCTAACAGAGCAGCTCTGATGGCACGAGCAGCgtctctgaaagaaaaacaggctcTAGAgttaaaagaagcagaaattaaagctgcaaagGAAAGACTGGAAATTGAAACAGCCATTGCAGTGTCTACTGCCAAAGTGAAAGTGTATGAGGAATGTGAAGGGGTTAAGTCTCAAGTGAGTGAAACCAGACTTACGGTAATGCCACGTCGTGACCTCCTGAAGATGAATAACGAAAATGGTCATGGCAACGTAAAACACACACCAGGGAAGCCAACAGAGATAGAGAGGTCTGCCTCTTGGAGGAATCCTGGTGATCCAAGTACTGCAGCAGGGGCCATGCCTAAGACACATAGAACTCCACTGCAGGGGCCGAGCCAACGCCAAGATGGTGTCTCACTTCAGGAGACCAGACCAAGTGAGCTTTATCAAGTTATGCAGAAACAGGCAGATATCACAGAGATGCTTGTAAAGAACCAACAGCTGGCTCGGTTACCACAAAGGGATGTGCCAGTGTTCCACGGAGATCCTTTGGAATACAGGTCGTTTATGAGGGCATTCATGCACGCTATTGACACCAGAGCTGATAGCAATTCAGACAAGCTATATTTTCTGGAGCAGTATACTCGAGGCGAGCCTCGTGATCTTGTGAGGAGTTGTCAGCATATGCCTGAACATCGGGGGTATGAAAGGGCTTTGCAGCTGCTTCAAGATAAATATGGAAATGAGTTACAGATTGCTGGCACGCTAATTGAGAAGGCATCGAAGTGGCCACAAATTAAGGCTGAAGATGGAAAGGCGTTGAGCGCATTCTCTGTATTCCTGGTGAGCTGTCGTAATGCTATGGAGGATGTGGACTATATGGAAGAGATGGACAACCCTGCAACTATGAGGGTCATCATTTCCAAGTTGCCATTTAAAATAAGAGAGCGCTGGAGAGTCCATGCATATGATATCCAGGAGCGGCGCTGCAACAGAGCAAGATTCACAGAGCTGGTGGCCTTCGTTGAACGCCAAGCAAAGATCATGTCCGACCCACTCTTTGGCGATCTTGAAACAGCAGTGTCAGACAAGGTTATAAAAAAGCCACAGCAAGGAAATAAGTTGAAGAAAGACATTAGACATGGGAGCAGCTTTGCTATCAAGGTTAACCAAGGTTCAGAAATGGACAAAAGAAGCAGAGTTAGTAAGAACCAGAGTGACCTTTCACTCAACTGCGCCTTCACAAGACCTTGCATGTTCTGTGGGAAACTTCATACACTGCAAGAGTGTTACAAGATTAGAGAGGAGACTCATAAGGATAGAGTGGACTACTTGAAGAAAAACGGACTTTGCTTTGGATGCCTGCTAAAGGGTCACATGAGCAGAGATTGCAAAAAGAAGATGGTGTGCGAGGTTTGTTCACTCAAGCATCCAAGTTTGTTGCACTTCTCAAGTTATGAGGAAGAGAAGCCTCCCGATGAGGTCAATATGGGTAGCACTGCTAAAGGCCCAGCAGGGTTGTCTGAAGAAAAGGAGACAAGTGCCTGTACTGGGGCTGGAGGCAGCTGCGTGCTTGCCATTGTACCTGTAAGGGTGAAGTCCTGCAAGAGTGACAAGGCTGTGGAGGTTTACGCTTTCATTGACCCAGGTAGCTCTGCATCGTTCTGCACCAAAGCCTTGGCAAGGCAGCTGAAGGTGCAAGGCAGACGAACCGAGCTAACGTTGAGGACCATTAATTCCAAAAGTCGAGAGGAGAGTTATGTGCTCACAGAATTGGAAGTCAGCAGTCTGGCAGACAACAACTTTATCGCACTGTCAAAGGTCTTCACACAGAAAAGTATTCCTGTTTCCAGAGAGAACATCCCACTCCAGAAAGAGGTTGACAAGTGGCCGTACCTACGCGAAGTGAGGTTGCCTCATATTGAGGCTGAAGTGGAGCTTCTCATTGGAACTAAAGAATACACCATATTGGAGCCATGGAAGGTGATCCCAAGTGAGGACAATGGTCCATATGCCGTAAAGACAGCACTTGGATGGATTCTGAATGGACCACTCAGAGAAACGGATACTGCAGCCAATGATGTACAACCATGTGCTATTGTGAACAGAATAGCCATTGACAACGTGGAACAACTGCTTGTACGACAGTATAACCACGACTTTCCAGAGCGTCACTGTGATGATAAAGCAGGAATGTCTCAAGAGGACCACCACTTTATGGAGTCTGTGTCAAGCTCTACTCGTCTCACTGATGGACACTATTCCATAAGTCTTCCTACGAAGAAGTCGTGCGTTCAGATGCCGAACAATCGAAGTGCAGTGTTACAGCGTGCACTGAGCCTTCAGCGCAAGCTGAAGAGGAATCCTGCACTCCATGAAGAATACACTGCCTTCATGAGTGACATGTTGAGCAAGGGATATGCCGTTGAGGTTCCAACTACACAGTTAAACCGCAAGGATGGAAAACAGTGGTATATTCCCCACCATGGGGTATACcatccacaaaaaaagaagctgaggGTGGTCTTTGACTGCGCTGCCAGCTACCAAGGAGTTTCACTGAATAGTGAACTTCTACAAGGGCCAGATTTAACAAACTCATTGATCGGAGTGCTGACACGGTTCAGGCAAGAGTCTATAGCCTTTACAGCAGATATTGAAGCAATGTACCATCAGGTGTGTGTCCCGGATGACGATGCTGACCTGCAGCGCTTTCTGTGGTGGCCAGCAGGGGACCTCAATCGAGACATTGCTGAGTACAGGATGATGGTGCATATCTTCGGTGCGACTTCTTCTCCCAGTTGTGCCAACTATGCACTGCGAAGAACAGCAGAGGAGAACCGCAGCAAATCATCACCTGAAGCTGTAAGCACAGTTCTGGAAAATTTTTATGTTGACGACTGCTTGAAGTCTGTTGCCACGGAAACTCAAGGTATGGAGTTATACACAGACCTCACTGAATTGTGTTCTGGTGGAGGATTTCACCTAACGAAATGGACAAGCAACAGTCGTGCTTTGCTCTCATTCATCCCTGAGCATGAGAGAGCCAAAGATGTCAGAGACCTGAACTTGAACCATGACCTGCTGCCTATGGAACGTGCTTTAGGAGTTCTATGGTGCCCTGAGTCTGACGCATTCAAGTTCAGGATTAACATCAAAGAAAGACCTGTGACGAGACGTGGAATACTTTCCGTCACCAGCTCCATCTACGACCCACTGGGATTCCTTTCCCCAGGAACTCTCCCTGCAAAAATGATCTTGCAGCAGTTATGCAGGGAGGGTCTTGCTTGGGATGATGAGATCCCAGAACAGCTCAGTCATAAGTGGAACAAGTGGTTACAAGAGCTGTGCCAGCTGTCAGAGGTAACCGTACCCAGGTGTGTGAGACCATTGGACTTCGGTCCTGTCGCAACAGCACAGCTCCACCATTTTTCTGATGGGAGCGAAAGTGGATATGGAACAGCATCATACTTGAGGATGACCAGCAATGACGGACGGGTTCACTGTACGTTAATGATGGGAAAATCCCGTGTGGCGCCCCTGAAGCAAACCACTATTCCACGAATAGAGTTGACTGCAGCTATGGTTGCtgcaaagacagacaaaatgttAAGAACGGAGCTTCAGATGAATCTTCTTGAATCTACATTCTGGACTGACAGCACAACTGTGTTGAAGTATATTGAAAATGAAAACCTTCGCTTCAAGACATTCGTGGCCAATCGCGTTGCGGTCATTAGAGAGCTAACAAATCCCCAGCAGTGGAGGTACGTTGGTACAGCAATCAATCCAGCTGATTGTGCATCCAGAGGGCTTGCACCATCTAAGCTCATGAAGAATCTAAGCTGGTTCCACGGCCCAGCTTTCCTGAAAACCCCAGAAAGACAGTGGCCAGAAAGACCTGACAAGGAAAGGATTGATAAAGATGACAGCGAAGTGAGGCATGCAACCATGGTACATCtcacaaatgcagctgagaatgttcACACGTTGAACAAGCTGATCAATCACTATTCCAGCTGGCATCGAGTGAAGAGAGCTGTGGCATGGATGATCAAACTCAAAGACTTACTGCTACGACGatgtgaaaaaaggaaagagacgTACGttaaacagaaagaacaagACAACGAATCAATGCAGACAACACTTACCCTGAAAGATCTGGTGCAAGCTGAGACAGAGATCATCAAGTTCTGTCAAAGTCAACAATTCCAAGAAGAGATCACCATGTTAAAGAAAGGCAAGTGTGTGACAAAGACTAGTCACTTGAGGAAACTTGATCCCGTGATGCAGGACGGAGTTTTGAGAGTTGGTGGTCGCCTCGCAGCTGCTGGGATGCCAGAACATGTGAAGCACCCAGTCATTATCCCAAAGGGCTCACATATCACCACACTGATCTTGCAGGATATACATGAGAAGATTGGGCACTGTGGAAGACTGTATATGCTTTCACGGCTGCGACAGAAGTATTGGATTCCATCCGCTAACTCAGAAGTGAGGAAGTTTCTGTCAAGGTGCGTAATCTGCAGGAAAACTAGAGGCAAACCACtggaacagaagatggcagattTGCCAGAGGATAGGCTTCTACCTGATGAACCCCCCTTTTCTAATGTTGGGGTGGATTACTTTGGACCGTTTAATGTGAAGCATGGCCGTAGCACAGTAAAAAGGTATGGTGTGGTGTTTACCTGCCTTACAACAAGAGCAGTGCACATTGAAATTGCGCACACTTTGGACACTGATTCATGTCTGAACGCCATCAGACGCTTTGTGTGTAGAAGAGGTCAGGTATCTGTCATGCGTTCAGATAATGGCACCAACCTAGTTGCTGCTGAACGGGAGTTACGCGAAGCCATTCAAAAGTGGACTCAGGTCAGAAGAAATGTAACTGTGGGGGACATTGTAATGGTGGTCGACGAGTCAGCGCCAAGAAGCTCGTGGATGTTGGGGAGAGTTCTTCGTGTCATGCCAGATGCTAAGGGTCTGGTGCGGCGTGTGATCATCAAGACAAAGACTAACACCTTAGAAAGACCCATTGACAAGCTATGCTTGATCTGTGAGAATGTCATGTAA